The Amycolatopsis nigrescens CSC17Ta-90 genomic interval ACTGGACCGAACGTGGGCGATCAATGTCCGCGCCGCGTTACTCCTGGTGCAAGCGTTTGCGGAGCAGTATCGCGATACTCCGCACGGCGGCCGGGTGGTGCTGTTCACCTCCGGCCAGCACCTCGCCCCAATGGCCGACGAGATCCCCTACGCGACGACGAAAGGTGCCCTGCACGAGCTCACACTGACCCTGTCGGAGGCGCTGGTCGACCGGGGAATCACGGTTAACTGCGTGAACCCCGGCCCCACCGACACCGGCTGGGCCACCGAAGAGCTCACCCGCCACGTCGGCCGCTCCCTGCCCCGGGGCCGCTGGAACTCGCCCGCCGAAGCGGCCGGGGTAGTCGCCATGCTGCTCGGCTCAGATGCCGCCACGATCACCGGCCGGGTGATCGACGCCGAGGCCGGTTTCCGGCGCTGGCAGCCCTGATCCGGGGAGGCGGAACGGCCCCGGACCTGGTACGACTAAGTGCGGGCGAAGGGGTTGAGGATGGAGAAGCGGAACTTCGTACGCGAGCACTGGCTGAGCTTGCTGGTCACCGCGCTCTTGCTCGCCAACGGCGGCTACGGCCTGGCCGGCGGCTTCGACAGCACCCTCGGCCGCATCGCCGCCATCCTCATGCTCGTCGCCGGCGTCCTCCTGCTCATCTCCATCGCCCTCCGCCTCCGCACCCCCCGAGAAGCCCCCGAAGACGAAGCCCCGGAATAGCGTCAACGACCGTTCTTGCGCAGCTTGGGTCTCTTCGGAGCGAACCTCACGACCCCGCGATCCGTGATCCGCCAGACCTCGGGCGTGCGGTTCAGCGAGTAGGTGACGACGTCGTGCAAGTGTGCCTCCACCAGCAGTTTCAGCCGATCGCGGGTGGCTTCACCCGGCAGGTAGAACATGTGCACTCTCGCGGCCCGGTACGCGGCCAGTTCATGCGGGCGTTCCATTATCTTGGCATCCCGATTGAGTACGACCCAGCCGGTGCGGGCTATTTTTCCGAGCCACTCGGTATCGTCCGCGCCAAGCGATTCCGCACGAGTTCCGAAGACCTCTGGTGGAGTGTGGCAGCGGTAGCCGTGGTCGACCAGTAATCGTCGAACTGTGCGGGTGACCGCATTTTCGTCGAGGTAGAACTCAGGCGGCGCGGCCCAGGAGGACGCGTGCGGCGGCTCTGACGGCGTCTTCCCCGACTCCGTGTTCTTCGGCGACGACGGCAGGATTCTCACCTGCTTTCAGCATCGCGGCCACATTGGCCACCTTGGCTCCGGTCCCGTCGAAGATTGGCTGACCCGAAGACCGGTACGGGTCTAGAACAACTTTCGCCGGTTCAAAAGTCTTCAGTATCAGCCAGTTGGGATAGATATCGGAATCGAAACCGACGTACTCCAGGTAGTCCATTACGATCTCCCGAATAACTGTCTGACCGGTGCTGCCTTCGATCAGTCCGGCACCGGCTTCAGTCTTCGAGAAATCCCACAGAACCGAGATGCCGTCGGTGGCCAGCGAAGATGAGGCCAGCACGTACTCGTGGCCGAATTCCTCCTGCAGCTTCTTCAGCGCGGGGCGAATCCGCTGAGGCCGCACCCCGGCACGCCGGAGACCTGCCAGTACCCAGGCCTCGGCCAGCGCTATGAAGGGAACACTGGCTTGCCGGATGCTGTCCGGTGCGACCACGTGGAGCAGCGGGCCAGCGCGCTCGTACCCCTGCGCCCAGCGATGAAAGGTCTGCTGCGGGATGCCGAGATGACGTCCGGCGTCAGCCATGGTCATCAGTGGCTGGGAGAACCGCACATCTTCGTCCATCGGCGTTCCAGCCTCCCTTCTCGCATCATTCTCAACCTAACCTGCTCGATCATGCCTTGGCGAGCGCCTGTCCGCGGGGAACCCGCCGAAGGTGCCTAGCAGCTCACCGATTTACTTCTTTTCGCGAAGCGGACGATCGGAGCCGAGCGAAGTAGGGCGGTGCTGTTGGCGGGCGCCATGCAACAGTTGAAGCACGGCTACTGCCCGTTCACCACGGCTGGTTTGGCTTGTCAGCGCCGCGACGACGCCCGCGACCAGCGTCACCACTGCCGTCGGGGCATAACGCAGGATCACCACGATCATCGCGATCGATAGGGGTACGGACACAAGAAACTCACTGAACACCGACACGGCGCTGTTCTCCCTCGCGCAGCGAAGAAGGAGCGCCTGCGCCTCCACGGCCAACCAGGAGGCGCAGCGCACCTCAGCCGATCACCGAGACAGGAACAGACGACCCATGGTCAAAGCCATTGTGGCAGAACACCTTGCTCCAGGCGAGGGATCGGCCCTAGCGCTGCCGAACTTGGCTTTATGTGATCACCGAACTACGCACCCCCGGACAACGCAGGAATCTGGTCGATCAGGTTGCTGAGGGGCTCGTCCCCTTGGTGGGCTGAGTCCTCGACGCACTGCTGGGTCTGCGGGGCCGAGAGGATGGTTGCCAAGGCACGGCTGCTGTCTCGGTATCCGCAACGAGGGCGGTGAGTGCACCGTCCTGGTGAGCGGCTGGGGCAGGCCACGGGGAATCTTGATCACCGCGAGACCAGCGGGCAGATCGGAGTCGGGAAGGTCGAGGCATCGCGCGGTGCTTTCGGCGATCACGGCCCACGGCACATTGGCGGCGGGGCTAGCCGTGGTGGCGGGTGCGGCGCCACCGACAACGGCCAAAACGGCAAGGGTCTTCGGGGGACTCATCGGCTTTCCTCTCGCAGAAGGGCATGCTCCGAGCCGAGTCGGAAATGCCACCCCGAAACCCTTTGTTCCCCTGATCGGGCGGGCTACGCCACTTGATCGTGAGCGGGAGCAGCCCCTAGAACTGGTAGTACAAAAACGGGCTGAAGGTGCCGTTGGCGACGAGGATGGCGGCATAGCCGAGGCCGGCGGTCATGACGCTGATCCGCAACGCGGTCGCCTGGCGGCCGCGGGCGGCTTCCAGCAGCGGGCCGGTGACGGGGTGGGCGGGCAGCAGGATGACGGTCAGCGCGGCGAGCAGGATGATGAGGCGCTGGTTGGTCAGGGCGGCTTCCACCACGTCGGTCAGGCCGGTGAAGTCGGGTAGCAGCATGTGGCCGATCATGGTGAGCGCGTGGCCGAGGTCGGGGGACTTGAAGAAGACCCAGCCGACCACGACGAGCAGCAGGGTGAGTGCGCGGCGGGCGAGGCGTTTGACCGGGTCGGCCGGGGTGGCGTCGAAGCCGAAGGCGCGCTCGATGATCAGCAGTGCGCCGTGGTAGATGCCCCAGATCAGGAACGTCCAGTTCGCCCCGTGCCAGAAGCCGGTCAGCACGAACACGATGCACAGGTTCCGGTACGTCTTCGCGCCGCCGCCGCGGTTGCCGCCGAGCGGGATGTACACGTAGTCCCGGAACCAGCGCGACAGCGACATATGCCATCGCCGCCAGAACTCGGTGATGGTGATCGACGAGTACGGCCGCGCGAAGTTTTCCGGCAGCCGGAAACCGAGCATGCGGCCGAGGCCGATCGCCATGTCCGAGTAGCCCGAGAAGTCGAAGAACAGCTGCAGGGTGAAACCGATCGCGCCGAGCCAGGCCACCGCGAAGGTCATGTCGCCGGCGGGCGTCGCGAAGCACGCTTCGACCATCGGGCTCAGCGAATCGGCGATGATGGTCTTCTTGCACAGCCCGAGCGCGAACCGCGGGAAACCGGCCGCGATGTCGTCCAGCCGGTGCTGGCGCTTCTGCGGCAGCTGGTCGGCGATCTCCCGGTACCGCACGATCGGGCCCGCCACCAGCTGCGGGAACATCGAGATGTAGGTGGCGAAGGACACCGGGTTGCGCAGCGCCCGCCGCTCACCGCGATAGATGTCCACCACATACGAAATGTGGTGGAAGGTGAAGAACGAGATGCCGATCGGCATCAGCAGGTGCACCACCGGGAAGTCGCCGCCGAGCAGCTTCGCGAACGCGGCGAACTGCGCGGTCGCGAAGCCGGCGTACTTCCAGATCACCAGCACCGACACGTCGAAGACGATCACGCCGATGAGCAGCCGTCGTCGTCGCTTCGGCTGCCTGTCCCAGTCGTTCGGCTCCAGCGCCGGCCCGGCCAGGAAGTTGACCACCATGCAGGTCAGCAGCAGCAGGGTGAACGCACCGGCGCCGGTCGCGTAGAAGATCAGGCTGGCCACCGCCACGATGCCGTTTCGCCAGCTCGGC includes:
- a CDS encoding SDR family oxidoreductase; protein product: MSSRTALVTGVSRRQGIGYAIARRLLDDGARVFAQSWSPYDATEPWGADPLGIEGVLGELGGVSDSLAHAEADLEAPEAPSELMRAATDRFGPLDTLVLNHARSSLGTLPELTAAELDRTWAINVRAALLLVQAFAEQYRDTPHGGRVVLFTSGQHLAPMADEIPYATTKGALHELTLTLSEALVDRGITVNCVNPGPTDTGWATEELTRHVGRSLPRGRWNSPAEAAGVVAMLLGSDAATITGRVIDAEAGFRRWQP
- a CDS encoding DUF433 domain-containing protein, whose protein sequence is MDEDVRFSQPLMTMADAGRHLGIPQQTFHRWAQGYERAGPLLHVVAPDSIRQASVPFIALAEAWVLAGLRRAGVRPQRIRPALKKLQEEFGHEYVLASSSLATDGISVLWDFSKTEAGAGLIEGSTGQTVIREIVMDYLEYVGFDSDIYPNWLILKTFEPAKVVLDPYRSSGQPIFDGTGAKVANVAAMLKAGENPAVVAEEHGVGEDAVRAAARVLLGRAA
- a CDS encoding MBOAT family O-acyltransferase, translated to MSFISPLFLWYFMPAVLLAVLVCPPSWRNGIVAVASLIFYATGAGAFTLLLLTCMVVNFLAGPALEPNDWDRQPKRRRRLLIGVIVFDVSVLVIWKYAGFATAQFAAFAKLLGGDFPVVHLLMPIGISFFTFHHISYVVDIYRGERRALRNPVSFATYISMFPQLVAGPIVRYREIADQLPQKRQHRLDDIAAGFPRFALGLCKKTIIADSLSPMVEACFATPAGDMTFAVAWLGAIGFTLQLFFDFSGYSDMAIGLGRMLGFRLPENFARPYSSITITEFWRRWHMSLSRWFRDYVYIPLGGNRGGGAKTYRNLCIVFVLTGFWHGANWTFLIWGIYHGALLIIERAFGFDATPADPVKRLARRALTLLLVVVGWVFFKSPDLGHALTMIGHMLLPDFTGLTDVVEAALTNQRLIILLAALTVILLPAHPVTGPLLEAARGRQATALRISVMTAGLGYAAILVANGTFSPFLYYQF